A region of Periplaneta americana isolate PAMFEO1 chromosome 16, P.americana_PAMFEO1_priV1, whole genome shotgun sequence DNA encodes the following proteins:
- the LOC138692044 gene encoding zinc finger protein 235-like, giving the protein MDMIKTEPGVDPLSIRTRDCVDVEEKKPLLQYGNSVDLHMTEIKTETMDQNCDLKSEMIFPGKSEPFAMKCEPEKESCEWSPLQEEKDVGQQVSSEDDVSAESLAVIRSKGLSYFRNIARDGDTRAGKKIYKCDICGKQVTHLTLHRRVHSGEKPYRCGVCGKCFALQGNLRKHSVVHTNKRPFRCDVCGKNFAQSIQLKHHATLHTGDKAFTCGVCGKNFALLAYLKQHARLHTGDKPFKCDVCGKRFNSTHYVKRHERSHERTKLFRCHICGKIYDKLIDLKNHRVLHAIQQP; this is encoded by the exons ATGGACATGATCAAGACGGAACCTGGAGTCGATCCACTCTCTATACGAACACGTGATTGCGTAGATGTAGAAGAGAAGAAACCTTTGTTGCAG TATGGAAATTCAGTAGACCTGCACATGACCGAAATAAAAACCGAAACTATGGATCAGAACTGCGATCTGAAATCGGAGATGATATTTCCGGGAAAGTCAGAACCATTTGCCATGAAGTGTGAACCTGAA aaaGAGTCATGCGAGTGGAGCCCCTTGCAGGAAGAGAAGGATGTCGGACAGCAAGTATCTTCTGAAGACGATGTCTCAGCTGAGAg CCTTGCAGTTATCCGTAGTAAAGGATTATCCTACTTCAGAAATATTGCTCGCGATGGCGACACGCGTGCTGGGAAGAAGATAtacaaatgtgatatttgtggaaaACAAGTGACACATCTCACACTTCACAGACGCGTACACTCAGGCGAGAAGCCATACCGTTGTGGTGTTTGTGGGAAATGTTTTGCGCTGCAGGGAAATCTCAGAAAGCATTCAGTTGTTCACACGAACAAAAGGCCATTCAGATGTGATGTCTGTGGAAAGAATTTTGCGCAATCCATACAACTGAAACACCACGCAACGTTACACACAGGCGATAAGGCGTTCACTTGTGGTGTGTGCGGAAAGAATTTTGCGCTATTGGCATACCTGAAACAACATGCTCGCTTACACACTGGCGacaagccattcaaatgcgacgtTTGTGGGAAACGTTTCAATTCTACGCATTATGTGAAGAGACACGAACGGTCACACGAACGTACGAAGCTATTCCGGTGCCATATTTGTGGGAAAATCTATGACAAATTGATTGATCTAAAAAATCATAGAGTTCTGCACGCCATACAACAACCGTGA